The following are encoded in a window of Haladaptatus sp. R4 genomic DNA:
- a CDS encoding ABC transporter permease, translating into MLVILLALFTALSPVFLTFNNLVNSILMNSTILLLVALAGTFPILQQSIDLSVAANLGLSGVLTAMAINQFGFVGIFVGPFVGLAAGLVNGVVFAKGKIPSFLVTLGTQSVLMGGALLLTNGSSQPYRNLAVQQLAIGNVVPRIPNLVVLGLVFYVITVFVAFFTPFGRYCYALGESEKVTELSGVPVDRYKIGVFVVSGLLCGIAGALLTARISSAAAGMGQGLLLQSIAGVVMGGTALTGGVGGPHRTLIGVLVIGVLANGMNLIGIGSFVQQIILGIVVVLAVAMSMDREKIDIVK; encoded by the coding sequence ATGCTCGTCATCCTGCTGGCCCTGTTCACCGCGCTCTCGCCGGTGTTCCTGACGTTCAACAACCTCGTGAACAGCATTCTGATGAACTCCACCATCCTGTTGTTGGTGGCACTCGCCGGGACGTTTCCCATTCTCCAGCAGAGCATCGACCTCTCCGTCGCCGCAAACCTCGGCCTCTCCGGCGTCCTGACCGCCATGGCGATCAATCAATTCGGTTTCGTCGGCATCTTCGTCGGCCCGTTCGTGGGGCTAGCCGCCGGATTGGTGAACGGTGTCGTCTTCGCCAAAGGGAAGATTCCCTCGTTCCTGGTGACGCTCGGGACGCAGTCCGTTCTCATGGGCGGGGCGCTGTTGCTCACGAACGGGAGTTCCCAACCGTATCGGAATCTGGCGGTTCAACAACTGGCCATCGGAAACGTCGTCCCTCGGATACCCAACCTCGTGGTGTTGGGACTGGTGTTCTACGTCATCACCGTGTTCGTCGCCTTCTTCACGCCGTTCGGGCGCTACTGCTACGCCCTCGGTGAAAGCGAGAAAGTGACCGAACTCTCCGGCGTCCCGGTCGACCGGTACAAGATAGGCGTCTTCGTCGTCTCCGGCCTCCTCTGTGGTATCGCCGGTGCGCTCCTCACCGCACGCATCTCGTCGGCCGCCGCCGGTATGGGTCAGGGACTCCTGCTGCAGAGCATCGCTGGCGTCGTCATGGGCGGTACTGCTCTGACGGGTGGCGTCGGCGGTCCGCATCGAACGCTCATCGGCGTGCTCGTCATCGGAGTTTTGGCAAACGGTATGAACCTCATCGGTATCGGGTCGTTCGTCCAGCAGATTATCCTCGGCATCGTCGTGGTCCTGGCCGTCGCCATGTCCATGGACCGCGAGAAGATCGACATCGTCAAGTGA
- a CDS encoding DoxX family protein: MSDTSSSNAPPRSARLLYSGVLLYMAVDGFQHNEARVDLARSKGVPVPETLVPMTTGMLLVGNLCLLAWRFPRAAAGAVILFFVGTTPMIHNFWELEGEERHGNKIDFCKNLALMGGALVLLDNAANDD; encoded by the coding sequence ATGAGCGACACCTCGTCCTCGAACGCGCCGCCGCGGTCCGCTCGACTGCTGTACAGCGGTGTGTTGCTGTACATGGCCGTCGATGGATTCCAACACAACGAAGCGCGGGTCGATCTCGCCCGGTCGAAAGGCGTCCCGGTCCCCGAAACGCTCGTTCCGATGACGACCGGTATGCTACTGGTGGGGAACCTCTGCCTCCTCGCCTGGCGGTTTCCGAGGGCGGCGGCTGGTGCCGTGATCCTCTTCTTCGTCGGCACCACGCCGATGATTCACAACTTCTGGGAACTCGAAGGCGAGGAACGGCACGGTAACAAGATCGATTTCTGCAAGAATCTCGCCCTCATGGGCGGTGCGCTCGTCCTCCTCGACAACGCCGCGAACGACGACTGA
- a CDS encoding sugar ABC transporter substrate-binding protein, translated as MSNHSRRQFVKTSGALGSAALVGLSGCSSNSSGSGSKNGTGGKKTLKPFGMVTNLQNDQWKAFASGVQEAAKALGAPTSDYKQNQGQQQQMLTQLSTAFTKEYNVIGGTPYQASGVPTVVRKCKQNDAGFVDYWNIAKWYTPLDAGDNFIQYQIPAVVKTGQLTAEILFEAMETKGNFVHITGPHGATGRNRNIGVERAMKKYPNVNRLGMLPGKWDRPSGRKVMSSFVSKFGDKIDGVYCQNDAMGLGAFTVLKNNDLSVPLVGYDGPSDAIRNIKQTSPDGDGPNWVASFSAKTFWQGGYAVVEGFDWLNGWRPKPPERMMWGGGVLVTKKPSRYEGKTKTKFDVSWSKPDPYLDVAYSDEKSPYDWKKMSRHHNPDSWDPQNRLVPIRKDELDQLNWTESNKPNGYSLPDVYDDGGKFDEVEKTYRKHHETDPYQ; from the coding sequence ATGTCCAACCATAGCAGGCGACAGTTCGTCAAAACCTCCGGCGCTCTCGGCAGTGCAGCGTTGGTCGGTCTTTCGGGTTGTAGCAGCAATTCGAGCGGAAGCGGGTCGAAAAACGGTACCGGCGGGAAGAAAACGCTCAAACCGTTCGGGATGGTGACGAACCTCCAAAACGATCAGTGGAAGGCCTTCGCCTCGGGTGTACAGGAGGCGGCAAAAGCCCTCGGTGCGCCGACGTCCGACTACAAGCAGAATCAGGGTCAACAACAGCAGATGCTCACCCAACTTTCGACCGCGTTCACCAAGGAGTACAACGTCATCGGTGGAACGCCGTATCAGGCCTCCGGTGTTCCCACCGTCGTGCGCAAGTGCAAACAGAATGACGCCGGATTCGTCGACTACTGGAACATCGCGAAGTGGTACACGCCGCTCGACGCCGGTGACAACTTCATCCAGTATCAGATTCCGGCCGTTGTGAAGACGGGTCAACTCACCGCCGAAATCCTCTTCGAGGCGATGGAAACGAAGGGTAACTTCGTTCACATCACCGGTCCGCACGGTGCGACCGGGCGCAACCGAAACATCGGGGTCGAGCGGGCGATGAAGAAGTATCCAAACGTCAACCGACTCGGTATGCTCCCCGGAAAATGGGACCGGCCATCGGGACGGAAGGTCATGTCGTCGTTCGTCTCCAAGTTCGGTGACAAGATCGACGGGGTCTACTGTCAGAACGACGCGATGGGACTCGGCGCGTTCACCGTCCTCAAAAACAACGACTTGAGCGTCCCGCTGGTCGGCTACGACGGTCCGTCGGACGCCATCAGGAACATCAAACAAACCAGCCCGGACGGAGACGGTCCGAATTGGGTGGCGTCGTTTTCCGCCAAAACGTTCTGGCAGGGCGGCTACGCGGTCGTCGAAGGATTCGACTGGCTCAACGGCTGGAGGCCAAAACCACCCGAGCGGATGATGTGGGGCGGCGGCGTCCTCGTCACGAAGAAGCCGAGTCGGTACGAGGGGAAGACGAAGACGAAGTTCGACGTCTCGTGGTCGAAACCCGATCCCTATCTCGATGTCGCGTACTCGGACGAGAAATCGCCGTACGATTGGAAGAAGATGTCTCGACACCACAATCCGGATAGCTGGGATCCACAGAACAGGCTCGTTCCCATCCGAAAGGACGAACTCGATCAGCTCAACTGGACCGAATCCAACAAACCGAACGGCTATTCGCTCCCCGACGTTTACGACGACGGGGGCAAGTTCGACGAGGTCGAAAAGACGTACCGGAAACACCACGAGACGGACCCATACCAGTAG
- a CDS encoding IclR family transcriptional regulator: MGRYTSRVRTTETSLDVLDVLFEREAVTVEELEAELDLTNSTVHRHLSTLQERGYVVRDEGSYRLGFKLLTMGGRLRRDVTAYPVIKTKVDDLAAETNERVQFIVREQDERIYLYTQTGDSLIQTGAYTGRRGPIYSSAAGKAIIANLPKPERERLIDSLDLRRTGPNTITDRDALREDLRTIRERGYSLNLEESTSGVHAVGAAVRGKDDGIVGALSVSGPATRLKDERLERELPDAVLAATNELELHIAHT; encoded by the coding sequence ATGGGAAGATACACATCGCGGGTCCGGACGACCGAAACGTCCCTCGACGTCCTGGACGTCCTCTTCGAACGGGAAGCAGTAACCGTCGAGGAACTCGAAGCGGAACTCGACCTGACGAATAGTACGGTTCACAGACACCTTTCGACGCTCCAAGAGAGGGGGTACGTGGTCAGGGACGAGGGGTCCTACCGTCTGGGTTTCAAGTTGCTCACGATGGGTGGACGCCTCCGGCGGGACGTGACGGCGTATCCGGTCATCAAGACGAAAGTGGACGACCTCGCAGCGGAGACGAACGAACGCGTCCAGTTCATCGTCCGGGAACAGGACGAACGGATCTACCTGTACACGCAGACCGGCGATAGCCTGATACAGACCGGGGCGTACACGGGTCGCCGCGGTCCGATCTATTCGAGCGCCGCCGGGAAAGCGATCATCGCCAACCTTCCGAAACCTGAGCGCGAGCGACTTATCGACTCCCTCGACCTGCGGCGGACCGGACCGAACACCATCACCGACCGCGACGCCCTCCGTGAAGACCTCCGGACGATTCGGGAACGGGGATACTCGCTCAACCTCGAAGAATCGACGAGCGGGGTGCACGCCGTCGGTGCCGCCGTCAGAGGGAAGGACGACGGCATCGTCGGGGCGCTGAGCGTTTCGGGCCCGGCGACGAGGCTGAAGGACGAACGGTTGGAACGGGAACTTCCCGACGCCGTCCTCGCCGCGACCAACGAACTCGAACTGCACATCGCACACACGTGA
- a CDS encoding sialidase family protein produces MSLLIGTDEGLYLVRALPFERDDAELVLDCGMVTGIETYEHTDDVFLSSSSGAYRSSDGGETWMDLGVPVGSRYWHAGESEVWSVLSTPDALYAGTNDPYVYRSVDDGETWMEMKGFRDLPSRGHWESPIDPHYARLRCLESVPGRPEQLIAGVEAGGIHLSRDGGQTWHDRRDTIVDDVHEVVPITEDVWMAATGYLDHTIEKIGLGHAVGTGGLHRTVDGGDSWTRIDVGNPFSYIRNVFVHDGTLFFGGGEEAPPEWVHDDHGAALFESTNFGRTLDRVSYPTEETQVIDTWDVYDGDVICGSGLFDVPDPREDIEGCVMRRDDDGTYHDVGRVPANIGTIATV; encoded by the coding sequence ATGTCGCTGTTAATTGGCACCGACGAGGGACTGTACCTCGTTCGAGCGCTTCCGTTCGAACGGGACGATGCGGAACTCGTCCTCGACTGCGGAATGGTCACGGGCATCGAAACGTACGAACACACGGACGACGTCTTCCTCTCGTCGTCGAGTGGGGCGTACCGGTCGTCGGACGGCGGTGAGACGTGGATGGACCTCGGCGTCCCGGTCGGCAGTCGGTACTGGCATGCGGGGGAGAGCGAAGTGTGGTCCGTCCTCTCGACGCCCGACGCGCTGTACGCCGGGACGAACGACCCCTACGTGTACCGCTCCGTCGACGACGGGGAGACGTGGATGGAGATGAAGGGATTTCGCGACCTTCCTTCGCGCGGCCACTGGGAGTCTCCGATCGATCCCCACTACGCACGACTCAGGTGCCTGGAATCCGTCCCCGGACGGCCCGAACAACTCATCGCGGGCGTCGAGGCCGGTGGCATCCACCTCAGCCGCGACGGCGGCCAAACGTGGCACGACCGACGGGACACCATCGTCGACGACGTCCACGAAGTCGTTCCGATCACGGAAGACGTCTGGATGGCGGCGACCGGTTATCTCGACCACACCATCGAGAAAATCGGCCTCGGCCACGCCGTCGGAACGGGCGGACTCCATCGAACCGTCGACGGCGGGGACTCCTGGACGCGAATCGACGTCGGAAACCCGTTTTCGTACATCCGGAACGTGTTCGTCCACGACGGGACCCTCTTCTTCGGCGGCGGCGAGGAAGCGCCGCCGGAGTGGGTCCACGACGATCACGGTGCTGCACTCTTCGAGTCGACGAACTTCGGCCGGACGCTCGACCGGGTGTCGTACCCGACGGAGGAGACGCAAGTCATCGATACGTGGGACGTGTACGATGGCGACGTCATCTGCGGTTCCGGTCTGTTCGACGTCCCCGACCCGCGAGAAGACATCGAGGGCTGCGTCATGCGGCGTGACGACGACGGGACGTACCACGACGTGGGACGCGTCCCGGCCAATATCGGGACCATCGCGACGGTCTGA
- a CDS encoding acetyl-CoA acyltransferase, translating into MTGVTIPGVGMTRFTGASDRSLVELAATAANRALDDAGYGPDDISSLHVGNALGDALGLQAGLGNALTSSLGLEGVIADRVENTSATGASAFHRGVEALKSGHAEVALVVGAEKMSVGDTSGVTEAISRLTHEREYAQGLTLPSFGGLAASTYLARHDVPREALAEVAAKNHRNAAANPVAQFQTEITVADALDSPVVADPLRLYDCCPMMDGAAAVVLARETPEDVCVTSIGSATGTHAVADRRDPLELESVRVAGERTFERGGVTPDDIDLACIHDAFTILELLELEELGFYESGTAWKATLDGETRLDGRLPVNPGGGLKARGHPLGATGLSQLIELVWQLRGDLPAERQVSPATTGFAVNVAGFGNNSVCTVLET; encoded by the coding sequence ATGACCGGCGTGACGATTCCCGGCGTCGGGATGACCAGATTCACGGGGGCATCGGACCGCTCACTCGTGGAATTGGCGGCGACGGCGGCGAACCGGGCCCTCGATGACGCCGGTTACGGTCCAGACGACATCTCCTCGCTCCACGTCGGGAACGCCCTCGGAGATGCCCTCGGGTTACAGGCCGGTCTCGGAAACGCGCTCACGTCGTCGCTCGGGCTTGAGGGCGTCATCGCCGACAGGGTGGAGAACACCAGTGCGACGGGTGCGAGCGCGTTTCACCGGGGAGTCGAGGCGCTCAAGAGTGGTCACGCCGAAGTCGCGCTGGTCGTGGGTGCCGAGAAGATGTCCGTCGGCGACACGAGCGGGGTGACGGAAGCCATCAGCCGTCTCACCCACGAGCGCGAGTACGCGCAGGGCCTCACGCTCCCCTCGTTCGGTGGCCTCGCGGCGAGTACCTACCTCGCCCGGCACGACGTCCCCCGCGAGGCGCTCGCCGAAGTCGCGGCGAAGAACCACCGGAACGCGGCGGCGAATCCGGTCGCGCAGTTCCAAACGGAAATCACCGTCGCGGACGCCCTCGACTCGCCCGTCGTCGCCGACCCGCTCCGCCTCTACGATTGCTGTCCGATGATGGACGGTGCGGCCGCCGTCGTCCTTGCCCGGGAGACACCCGAGGACGTGTGCGTGACGAGTATCGGAAGCGCAACCGGAACCCACGCCGTCGCCGACCGCCGGGACCCGCTGGAACTCGAGAGCGTCCGTGTCGCGGGGGAACGGACCTTCGAGCGAGGTGGGGTGACGCCTGACGACATCGACCTCGCGTGTATCCACGACGCGTTCACGATTCTGGAACTCCTCGAACTGGAGGAGTTGGGGTTCTACGAGTCGGGCACTGCCTGGAAAGCGACTCTGGACGGAGAGACGCGACTCGACGGGCGACTTCCGGTCAATCCCGGCGGCGGGTTGAAAGCGCGGGGACATCCGCTCGGCGCGACCGGACTCTCGCAACTCATCGAGTTGGTCTGGCAACTTCGGGGTGACCTCCCCGCCGAACGGCAGGTTTCACCGGCTACAACGGGCTTCGCGGTCAACGTCGCGGGGTTCGGCAACAACAGCGTCTGCACGGTACTGGAAACATGA
- a CDS encoding class I SAM-dependent methyltransferase has translation MEPDDNRRGWAERSGDYSPEYYAKIGPNEVSETIATVLDYYAHEDAAILEVGCGSGRHLAHLRDNGFKNLSGIDINEDSFDVMAERHPRLAATGTFHAGAIEDVIPEFPDDEFDVVYSVETLQHIHPENTWVFEELIRVTSDLLITAENEGNSPQRGRGDEKVSYVNDDFPLYFRDWKRVFSELGLAQLVREPTNRDTVRVFRIL, from the coding sequence ATGGAACCGGACGACAATCGCCGCGGTTGGGCCGAACGGTCGGGTGACTACTCGCCCGAATACTACGCGAAGATCGGGCCGAACGAGGTGAGCGAGACGATCGCCACCGTGCTCGATTACTACGCACACGAGGACGCCGCCATCCTCGAAGTCGGCTGTGGCTCCGGCCGTCACCTCGCCCATCTCCGCGACAACGGATTCAAAAACCTGTCCGGCATCGACATCAACGAAGACTCGTTCGACGTGATGGCAGAACGACATCCACGCCTCGCCGCGACGGGGACGTTCCACGCGGGTGCGATCGAGGACGTGATTCCCGAATTCCCCGACGACGAGTTCGACGTCGTCTACTCCGTCGAGACCTTACAGCACATCCACCCCGAGAATACGTGGGTGTTCGAGGAGCTGATCCGCGTCACGAGTGATCTGTTGATAACCGCCGAAAACGAGGGGAACAGTCCGCAGCGCGGTCGCGGCGACGAGAAAGTGAGTTACGTCAACGACGACTTCCCCCTCTACTTCCGGGACTGGAAACGGGTGTTCTCGGAGTTGGGTCTCGCCCAACTCGTCCGTGAGCCGACCAACCGCGATACCGTCCGAGTGTTTCGGATCCTGTGA
- a CDS encoding TetR/AcrR family transcriptional regulator has protein sequence MSTPGNERVPSDTREAIMEATFRALSKHGYTNLRMRDIGEEMEMTRQVIHYHFDGKYDLMSHFLEYIIDQYEGSVEVEADASPREELDARIDQCLFGPAFDDFGHWDRMKVYHELFTYAGNDERHREIFNQHYVRIRSSITTVIEAGIDQGVFCDVDTERMGQLITDVIHAARGRKLSLGHDDAPEEARAAIDEFILDSLRVEE, from the coding sequence ATGAGCACCCCCGGAAACGAACGCGTCCCCTCCGACACGCGGGAGGCCATCATGGAAGCCACGTTCCGCGCGCTCAGCAAGCACGGGTACACGAATCTCCGGATGCGCGACATCGGCGAGGAGATGGAGATGACCCGGCAGGTCATCCACTACCACTTCGACGGGAAGTACGACCTCATGTCCCACTTTCTGGAGTACATCATCGACCAGTACGAGGGAAGCGTCGAAGTCGAGGCGGACGCGTCCCCGCGTGAGGAACTCGACGCCAGAATCGACCAATGTCTGTTCGGCCCGGCGTTCGACGACTTCGGCCACTGGGACCGGATGAAGGTCTACCACGAACTGTTCACGTACGCGGGGAACGACGAACGCCACCGCGAAATATTCAACCAGCACTACGTCCGCATTCGGTCGAGCATCACCACCGTTATCGAAGCGGGAATCGATCAGGGCGTCTTCTGCGACGTCGATACCGAACGGATGGGCCAACTCATCACGGACGTCATCCACGCCGCCCGGGGCCGCAAACTCTCGCTCGGCCACGACGACGCTCCCGAGGAGGCCCGCGCCGCCATCGACGAGTTCATCCTCGACTCCCTCCGCGTCGAGGAGTGA
- a CDS encoding sugar ABC transporter ATP-binding protein: MSKTEISGTPVPQDTDTPLLHVDDLTKRFKNTTALDHVTFEIRKNEVVGLVGENGAGKSTLLNVLSGIYSADEGRIVLDGETVAFGSPTEAARHGISIVQQEQSIVPNLTGYENLFLGRLGRYTTGPKLNRNALRERANAVVDDLGIDLDLGSPVRTYRFNERQMLEIARAFNSARDADHPILFLDEPTAALEQSGRDVLFDRIDDLRDRASFVFVSHELDEVLEVSDRIYVLKDGAVVDEMSADDATESLLQQTMVGRSTSDEYYRTHEQESIDADAPTVLSVEGLTVEDRIYDVSMDLREGEIFGIVGVEGSGKQALGRALTGATDVDSGTILFDGDPVRSGSVPAFVDAGIGYIPKERKSDGVLLYQSLRENVSLPSIDTGKLRRDLPVIGRFLPIIDFEAERSIAEDAVENLAIKTPGIEALAHTLSGGNQQKVVIAKWLQRNVDVLVVDNVTRGIDVGAKEEVYRVIRQLAANGVSIVLIGDELPEVIGMSNRIGVMRHGNLETVVSAPVAEKPEEEDLIQEMLQL; this comes from the coding sequence ATGAGCAAAACAGAAATCAGTGGGACTCCAGTTCCACAGGACACCGATACACCACTCCTGCACGTCGACGACCTCACGAAACGGTTCAAGAACACGACGGCACTGGACCACGTCACGTTCGAGATTCGAAAGAACGAGGTCGTCGGACTCGTCGGCGAGAACGGGGCCGGGAAGAGCACGCTGCTGAACGTCCTTTCCGGGATCTACTCGGCCGACGAGGGTCGTATCGTCCTCGACGGCGAGACGGTGGCGTTCGGGAGTCCGACCGAGGCGGCCAGACACGGCATCTCCATCGTCCAGCAGGAACAGAGCATCGTCCCGAACCTCACCGGCTACGAGAACCTGTTTCTCGGACGCCTCGGTCGCTACACGACCGGTCCGAAACTGAACCGGAATGCGCTCCGCGAGCGCGCGAACGCGGTCGTCGACGACCTCGGTATCGACCTCGACCTCGGGTCGCCAGTTCGGACGTACCGGTTCAACGAACGGCAGATGTTGGAAATCGCTCGGGCGTTCAACAGTGCCCGGGACGCCGACCACCCCATCCTGTTCCTCGATGAACCGACGGCCGCCCTCGAACAGTCCGGTCGTGACGTCCTCTTCGACCGTATCGACGACTTGCGCGACCGCGCTTCCTTCGTCTTCGTCTCCCACGAACTCGACGAAGTACTGGAGGTCAGCGACCGAATCTACGTGCTGAAGGACGGTGCCGTCGTCGACGAAATGTCGGCCGACGACGCGACAGAGTCGCTCCTTCAACAGACGATGGTCGGCCGAAGTACGTCGGACGAGTACTACCGAACCCACGAACAGGAGTCGATCGACGCCGACGCGCCGACCGTTCTCTCCGTGGAGGGTCTCACCGTCGAGGACCGTATTTACGACGTTTCGATGGACCTCAGAGAAGGGGAGATATTCGGTATCGTCGGCGTCGAGGGCAGCGGAAAACAGGCTCTCGGGCGGGCACTTACGGGTGCCACGGACGTCGATTCGGGGACGATTCTGTTCGATGGCGACCCCGTTCGGTCGGGGTCGGTTCCCGCGTTCGTGGACGCGGGGATCGGATACATCCCGAAGGAACGGAAGAGCGATGGCGTCCTCCTCTATCAGAGTCTCCGTGAGAACGTTTCTCTCCCCTCCATCGACACGGGGAAGCTTCGACGCGACCTCCCCGTCATCGGGCGGTTCCTCCCGATAATCGACTTCGAGGCGGAGCGATCCATCGCCGAGGATGCCGTCGAGAATTTGGCCATCAAGACGCCGGGAATCGAGGCGCTCGCTCACACGCTCAGCGGTGGAAACCAGCAGAAGGTCGTCATCGCGAAATGGCTCCAGCGTAACGTCGACGTGCTGGTCGTGGACAACGTGACGCGCGGTATCGACGTCGGAGCGAAAGAGGAAGTGTATCGCGTCATTCGTCAGCTAGCCGCGAACGGTGTTTCTATCGTCCTAATCGGCGACGAACTACCGGAAGTGATCGGCATGTCGAATCGTATCGGAGTCATGAGACACGGTAACCTGGAGACCGTCGTCTCCGCACCAGTAGCAGAGAAACCCGAGGAAGAAGACCTCATCCAGGAGATGTTACAACTATGA
- a CDS encoding CaiB/BaiF CoA-transferase family protein, with translation MSETTTSSAQQGKILDGITVLDLSTFVTGGFSSAMLANLGAEVVKIEQPGYGDAIRHSGPPFIRGESPYYWTVNYGKRSVELDLKNEQAKEALYELAEHADVFVQNYRPGTAERLGVDYATIKEHNEEIIYLAISAFGQTGPWAKRSGYDLLIQGMSGIMSVTGEEGRQPVKVGLPITDLITAMWAAFGATSALYRRELTGEGEYIDLGMLEATLPWLTKQAGQVFADETPTRMGTKDPVLAPYQTFETADSYLNVCILNEKLWHELCAVIDRPDLPADDRFETNADRVAHQDELEAEIEATLGEKTTDEWIEIIADEGGVPAGPVYDVDEALTNPQVEARGAITEIEHPELGTIPVIEHPLTFEHTESGFEMPPPLLGEHNREVFSDLGYTEDEIDEFENMGVFGAQDGGTDE, from the coding sequence ATGTCAGAAACCACTACGTCATCGGCACAGCAGGGGAAAATCCTGGACGGCATTACCGTCCTCGACCTCTCGACGTTCGTCACGGGCGGGTTCAGTTCGGCGATGTTGGCGAACCTGGGCGCAGAGGTAGTCAAAATCGAGCAACCCGGCTACGGGGACGCGATTCGCCACTCGGGTCCACCGTTCATCCGCGGTGAGTCGCCCTACTACTGGACCGTCAACTACGGGAAACGAAGCGTCGAACTCGACCTGAAAAACGAGCAGGCGAAGGAGGCCCTGTACGAGTTGGCCGAGCACGCCGACGTCTTCGTTCAGAACTATCGACCCGGGACGGCGGAGCGCCTCGGCGTCGACTACGCGACGATCAAGGAACACAACGAGGAGATCATTTACCTCGCCATCTCGGCGTTCGGACAGACCGGACCGTGGGCGAAGCGGTCGGGATACGACCTGTTGATTCAGGGGATGAGCGGAATCATGAGCGTGACGGGAGAGGAGGGTCGGCAACCGGTCAAGGTCGGTCTCCCGATAACGGACCTGATTACGGCCATGTGGGCGGCGTTCGGCGCGACATCGGCCCTCTATCGACGCGAACTGACCGGCGAAGGGGAGTACATCGACCTCGGCATGCTCGAAGCGACGCTGCCGTGGCTCACGAAGCAGGCCGGACAGGTGTTCGCCGACGAGACGCCGACGCGGATGGGGACGAAAGACCCGGTGTTGGCGCCGTATCAGACGTTCGAAACGGCCGACAGCTACCTCAACGTCTGCATCCTGAACGAGAAGCTCTGGCACGAGTTGTGTGCGGTCATCGACCGGCCCGACCTGCCCGCCGACGACCGGTTCGAGACGAACGCGGACCGGGTCGCCCATCAGGACGAACTGGAAGCCGAAATCGAGGCGACGCTGGGCGAGAAGACGACGGACGAATGGATCGAGATAATCGCCGACGAGGGGGGCGTACCCGCCGGGCCCGTTTACGACGTGGACGAAGCGCTGACCAATCCGCAGGTGGAAGCGCGCGGAGCGATCACCGAGATCGAGCATCCGGAACTCGGGACGATTCCGGTCATCGAACACCCGCTCACGTTCGAACACACCGAAAGCGGATTCGAGATGCCGCCGCCGCTCCTCGGAGAGCACAACCGCGAGGTGTTCTCCGACCTGGGATACACGGAGGACGAAATCGACGAGTTCGAAAACATGGGCGTGTTCGGAGCGCAAGACGGTGGTACCGACGAATGA